CAAAGTCGGGGGTGACCACTTCAAATACCTCATCCAACCCCACTGGCGCGGGAATCTTCACCGTAATCTGATCCATCGAGACCCGCCCCACCACCGGACAGATGCAGGGGGCTCCGCGCTCTGGGTAAAAACGAACCGTAGCCCGGTTGTAGACCAGGCGCGGCATGCCATCGGCATACCCCACCGGCAGGGTGGCAATCCACTCGAGGCCCTGGGTGGTGTAGAGGCCGCTGTAACCGATTCTGCGCCCGGGCGGAAGCAGCTTGACCTGGGTGGGTTTGGCCAGCAAACGGGCTATGGGCCGCAGGCCCAGGTTGGGTAGCAGGCCGTACAGACCGATGCCGGGTCGCACCGCGCTCAGGCCATATTCGCCGTAGTTGACGGTGCCGGCGGTGTTGCACAGGTGATAGAAGTAGCCCGGTCCAAAGACCTTCTGTACCTCCTGAAACCGGGCCATCTGCTCCCTTGTCCAGGGTTCGTCCTCCTCGGCATCGGCAAAATGGGAGTAGATGCCCTGGATAAGCAGGTTTTCGTAGCGGACAAAGTGTTCCTTGATCAGGGGCGCATCCTCGGGCTGGAAACCCACCCGGCCCATGCCGGTATCGAACTCGAGGTGTACCGCCACGGCTTTACCCAGTGCGTTGAGGGCCTCGGCGCTCTCGAGGGTCGAGATCGAAGGAATCAGGTCAAGCTCCACCACTTCCCTGGCCTGCTGGGGGTGCAGGCTTCCCATCAACAGGATGCGGGCCACAATGCCGGCCTTCCGCAGTTCGCGGGCTTCGTGGGTGGTGGCCACCGCCAGCCCCCAAGCCCCCAGGCGCAATAATTCCTTGCCCACCTCCACCGCCCCGTGGCCATAGGCATTGGCCTTGACCACACCGATTAGAGCCACGTCTCCGGCGCTTTTTCGCAGAAGATGGAAGTTATGGGCCAGGGCATCGAGATCAACTTCCAACCAGGCAGGGCGCATGAGGGATAGTCTATAGCGCACCGTTCACAGCGCTACACTTTACGAATCTTCATGCTCTGTACCTGCCCGGTTTCGGCGTTGATGCGAAAAATCTTGTACTCACGGGTGCGGGCTGCATCGCCCAGGCTCAAGTAGGCGGTGGGTTCGCGCACCACAAAGGAAAGGGTCACCTCCCAGAACTGATTGTCGGGGGAGAGTTCGACCTCCTCGAGCCGCAGTTCAGGAATTTGTTTGTCGGTAAAAAGCGTCTGGATGTACTCGGTGGCAATCTTGACCGCTTCTTTGACCTCGAGCATAAGGCGATTGTACCGTACTGCACACCTCCCGACGCCTTCAGGCCCACCCATACCGCTCAGTTGGCGGGGAATTTGTTGCCCAGATAGTTGAGCACATCCAGTAGGGCCAGGTTGCCCTGCTCG
This DNA window, taken from Meiothermus sp. CFH 77666, encodes the following:
- the alr gene encoding alanine racemase; protein product: MRPAWLEVDLDALAHNFHLLRKSAGDVALIGVVKANAYGHGAVEVGKELLRLGAWGLAVATTHEARELRKAGIVARILLMGSLHPQQAREVVELDLIPSISTLESAEALNALGKAVAVHLEFDTGMGRVGFQPEDAPLIKEHFVRYENLLIQGIYSHFADAEEDEPWTREQMARFQEVQKVFGPGYFYHLCNTAGTVNYGEYGLSAVRPGIGLYGLLPNLGLRPIARLLAKPTQVKLLPPGRRIGYSGLYTTQGLEWIATLPVGYADGMPRLVYNRATVRFYPERGAPCICPVVGRVSMDQITVKIPAPVGLDEVFEVVTPDFDPTSSLWGWAELTGTVSYEPAVRLSPRLPRVYLRDGVEVARVE